The bacterium nucleotide sequence TAGTATAGCAAGTCAAAATTTTGGACATGATTTAAGAAAGGATATTTTTAAAAAAATCCAGAATGCAAAATTTAAGGAAATAACCAAATTTTCTCCATCCTCCCTTATAACAAGATTAACAAATGACATTGCTCAATCACAACAACTTGTTTTAATTTCTTTAAGAATGCTTGTGAGAGCTCCTTTATTATGTATTGGTGGTATTATTATGGCTTTTTCAATAAATTTTAAACTTTCACTGATAATTTTTATTGTTATGCCTTTGCTTCTCTCTATTTTTTATTTTATCTCTAAAAAAAGTTTTATTTTATTTACAGATATGCAGAAAAAAATTGATAGATTGAATCTTGTTATAAGGGAAAATCTTGCAGGAATTAGAGTAATAAAAATTTTTAATAGATTTGCATATGAGAAAAAGCGGTTTGAAAAGTCAAATGAAGATTTAATGGAAGCATCTCTTAAAGCAATAAATCTGATAATAAAAATGGGACCACTTGTAATGATTATAGTAAATTTAAGTGTAATAACAGTATTATGGTTTGGTGGAAAAATGGTTCTAACCAATGAAATTAAAGTTGGAGAAATAATGGCTTTTATTAACTATCTGATGATAATACTTATGTCTTTGATGATGGTAAGTAATTTATTTATTTTTATTTCAAGAGCAGGTGCTTCAATAGAAAGAATTAATGAAGTACTGAAAATTGAAGGAGTAAAGGTTTATGAGAAATATTCTCCATTAGATATGATAAAAGGAAAAATAGAATTTAAAAATGTTTTTTTTAGTTATGATGATAATTCTGATTATTATTTTTTAAAAGATATTTCTTTTAAAATTGAAGAAGGCGAAACAGTTGGAATTATTGGTACTACAGGTTCGGGGAAAACAACTATTTTAAATCTTATTGCAGGTTTATATGAACCTATTTCAGGTGAAATTTTGATTGATGATGTGAATATAAAAAATATAAATCCTGATAATTTGAAAAAAAATATAGGTTTTGTAACTCAGGAAATTGTAATATTTTCAGGTACAATAAGAGAAATTATGAAATGGGCAAGTGAGGAAACTTCTGATGAAGAAATAATAGAAGCACTTAAAATTGCTCAAATATATGATTTTGTGAGCAACCTTCCGGAAGGTCTTGATACTTTTATAGGACAGAAAGGAGTTAATCTTTCAGGAGGACAAAAACAGAGATTGACAATAGCAAGAGCGATAATAAAAAAACCAAAAATTCTTATTCTTGATGATTGTACAAGTTCAGTTGATTACATTACAGAGAAAAAAATACTTAAAAATCTGAAAGAAAAATTGAATAATTCTACTAAAATTATAGTAACTCCAAGAATTTTTACAATTGCAGAAGCAGATAGAATACTTGTAATTGATAAAGGTGAAATAGTAGGAGAAGGAAGACATACAGAATTACTTGAAAAATGTGAATTTTATAGAGAAATTTATGAAACGCAAATAGGGGAAAAAATAAATGGTTGAAAAAGATAAATTTTACGAACAGCAAAAAATTAAGTATGTAAGAGGACATTTTTTTGGACCACCGGGTCCTGGAAGACATATGAATTTATTATCGGAAAAACCAAAAGAAACGATAAAAACATTAAAAAAACTTTTTAAATATTTGGGAAAATATAAACTTTACTTCCTTCTTTCTTTTGTTTGTATATTGGGTAGTTCAATTTTATTTCTAATAGGTCCATATTTAATTGGTAAAGGAATAGATTATTATATAATACCCAAAAATTTAAGTGGATTTGGAAAATTTCTACTTTTTATGTTGGTTATATATATCTTTAATTCCTTACTTGTTTATATTCAGAGTTTAACAATGGCAAATATTTCACAAAGAGTTGGTTATGACTTGAGAAAAGATGCTTTTGAATGTATCCATAAACTTTTTTTGAAAGTAATTGACAAAAGAACTATAGGTGACATTATGAGCAGAATAACAAATGATATAGATATGATAAATATGACTCTTGCCACAAGTATAACACAATTTTTTTCTGGAATAATTATGCTTTCAGGAACAATTGTAATGATGATTATTTTAAGCCCTCTTTTAACATTATTCAGTATCATTTTAATTCCTGTGATGATTTTTATAACAAAAATAATATCAGGAAAAACAAGAAAATATTTTTTTATTCAACAAACAAAACTTGGAGAATTAAATGGAATTGCGGAAGAAGATATAACTGGTTTAAGAATAATAAAAATTTTTGGTAAAGAAGAAAAAGAAATAGAAAAGTTTGAAAAAATTAATGAAGAATTAAAAGAATATGGAATTAATGCTCAGAAATTTGCCGGTATTATGCCTCCTTTAATGAATTTTTTAAATAATATAAGTTTTGCAATAATTGGTGGAATAGGCGGTGTTTTTGTTTTGAAAAAAATAATTACAATTGGAACAATAGCCAGTTTTATTAATTATGTAAAACAGTTTACAAGACCTTTAAATGAACTTGCAAATCAATTCAATACAATTCAAACTGCAATAGCAAGTGCTGAAAGGGTTTTTGAAATTATGGAAGAGGAAAAAGAAAAAGAGGATGAAGAAGGAGCAATAGAACTTAAAGAAATAAAAGGAGAGGTTGAGTTTAAAAATGTATGGTTTGCTTATGAAGATGAAAAATATGTTTTAAAAAATATAAATTTTAAAGTTCCTGCTGGGAAAATTATTGCAATTGTTGGACCAACAGGAGCAGGTAAAACAACAATAATTAATTTGTTGGCAAGATTATATGAAGTAGAAAAAGGAGAAATACTTATTGATGGATATGATATAAGAAAAATAAAGAAAGAAAGTTTAAGGTCTTTTTTAGGTGTTGTTTTACAGGATACATATCTTTTTGCTGAAACAGTAAAAGAAAATATAAGATACGGAAAACTTGAAGCAAGAGATGAAGAAATTCAGGAAGTTTGTAGAGTATCAAATGCTGAAAAGTTTATTTTAAATCTACCCAAAAAGTATCAAACAGTTTTGTCTGATAGTGGTCAGAGTTTGAGTCAGGGACAGAGACAACTCATTGCAATTTCAAGAGCAATTCTTGCTAAACCGAAAATTTTAATTCTTGACGAAGCAACCAGCAACATAGATACAAAAACTGAGATGGATGTCCAAAAAAGTATGTTAAACTTAATGAAAGATAAAACAAACTTTGTTATAGCACATAGATTGAATACAGTTAAAAATGCTGATTTAATTCTTGTTATAAAAGAAGGAGAAATTATTGAAAAGGGAAACCATAAAGAATTAATGAATAAAAAAGGGTTTTATTACAATCTATTTACAAGTCAATTTGGCGAAGTTTTAAATGATTAAAAATTTACATAAGAAAAAAAATTGAGTAAAATTTTATTGAATTAAAATGAAAAGAAAACTTTCTTTATTAAGCATAAAATCCTTAAAATTATATATTGGTGGTTTTTTTATAAAAAGGAGGATGATATGAAATATAAACTTATGGAAATGACATTAAAAGAAGTAAAAGAGTTTGGAAAAGTTGAAGTTTGTGTTTTACCTTGGGGTTCCTGTGAACCACATAATTTTCATTTGCCATATGGATGTGATACTTTTACTGTTGAAAAAATTGCAGAAATAAGTTGTAAAAAAGCAAATGAAAAGGGCGGGAAAGTAATCCTTCTTCCAACAATTTCAATAGGTGTCAATTCAAATCATTTTGGTTTTCCGATGGTTTTACATTTATCACCAACAACTCAACTTTCTATACTTAAAGATATTGTTAAAACTCTTGAAAATTATAAAATCCATAAATTTGTTCTTATTAATGGACACGGAGGAAATGAATTTAAAGGTCTTTTAAGAGAATTATATGGACAGACAAAAGTATTCATCTTTCTCATTGATTGGTGGAACATAAGAAAAGATATTGCTGATAAAGTTTTGGAAGATAAGGGAGGAGAACATGGAAATGAAGCAGAAACAAGTTGGTTATTGTATCTGTATCCTGAACTTGTCCATCTTGAATGGGCGGATGATGGAAGTATAAATGAACCGAGATTTGAAGAGTTAAAAAATGGATGGGTCTGGATTACAAGACCATGGCATCTTCTCACTAAAAATTCTGGATATGGAAATCCTAAAAAAGCAACTCCAGAAAAAGGAAAAGCGATAGTTGAAGGAGCAACTGATAGAATTGCTGAATTTCTTCTAAAATTATCCAATGCAAAAATAGATGATAAATTTCCTTATTAAAAGAAGGAGCAAAAAATATGGAAATTAAACATT carries:
- a CDS encoding ABC transporter ATP-binding protein produces the protein MLQNNNFKNGKFDIYFKYLSDYKKVAILAPLFMILEVIMDLLQPKLLSTIIDDGIVKNNLKLIINTGFFMFFIAIIGLIGGIGCTIFSSIASQNFGHDLRKDIFKKIQNAKFKEITKFSPSSLITRLTNDIAQSQQLVLISLRMLVRAPLLCIGGIIMAFSINFKLSLIIFIVMPLLLSIFYFISKKSFILFTDMQKKIDRLNLVIRENLAGIRVIKIFNRFAYEKKRFEKSNEDLMEASLKAINLIIKMGPLVMIIVNLSVITVLWFGGKMVLTNEIKVGEIMAFINYLMIILMSLMMVSNLFIFISRAGASIERINEVLKIEGVKVYEKYSPLDMIKGKIEFKNVFFSYDDNSDYYFLKDISFKIEEGETVGIIGTTGSGKTTILNLIAGLYEPISGEILIDDVNIKNINPDNLKKNIGFVTQEIVIFSGTIREIMKWASEETSDEEIIEALKIAQIYDFVSNLPEGLDTFIGQKGVNLSGGQKQRLTIARAIIKKPKILILDDCTSSVDYITEKKILKNLKEKLNNSTKIIVTPRIFTIAEADRILVIDKGEIVGEGRHTELLEKCEFYREIYETQIGEKING
- a CDS encoding ABC transporter ATP-binding protein — protein: MVEKDKFYEQQKIKYVRGHFFGPPGPGRHMNLLSEKPKETIKTLKKLFKYLGKYKLYFLLSFVCILGSSILFLIGPYLIGKGIDYYIIPKNLSGFGKFLLFMLVIYIFNSLLVYIQSLTMANISQRVGYDLRKDAFECIHKLFLKVIDKRTIGDIMSRITNDIDMINMTLATSITQFFSGIIMLSGTIVMMIILSPLLTLFSIILIPVMIFITKIISGKTRKYFFIQQTKLGELNGIAEEDITGLRIIKIFGKEEKEIEKFEKINEELKEYGINAQKFAGIMPPLMNFLNNISFAIIGGIGGVFVLKKIITIGTIASFINYVKQFTRPLNELANQFNTIQTAIASAERVFEIMEEEKEKEDEEGAIELKEIKGEVEFKNVWFAYEDEKYVLKNINFKVPAGKIIAIVGPTGAGKTTIINLLARLYEVEKGEILIDGYDIRKIKKESLRSFLGVVLQDTYLFAETVKENIRYGKLEARDEEIQEVCRVSNAEKFILNLPKKYQTVLSDSGQSLSQGQRQLIAISRAILAKPKILILDEATSNIDTKTEMDVQKSMLNLMKDKTNFVIAHRLNTVKNADLILVIKEGEIIEKGNHKELMNKKGFYYNLFTSQFGEVLND
- a CDS encoding creatininase family protein, which codes for MKYKLMEMTLKEVKEFGKVEVCVLPWGSCEPHNFHLPYGCDTFTVEKIAEISCKKANEKGGKVILLPTISIGVNSNHFGFPMVLHLSPTTQLSILKDIVKTLENYKIHKFVLINGHGGNEFKGLLRELYGQTKVFIFLIDWWNIRKDIADKVLEDKGGEHGNEAETSWLLYLYPELVHLEWADDGSINEPRFEELKNGWVWITRPWHLLTKNSGYGNPKKATPEKGKAIVEGATDRIAEFLLKLSNAKIDDKFPY